The Oncorhynchus mykiss isolate Arlee chromosome 5, USDA_OmykA_1.1, whole genome shotgun sequence DNA window CATGTCGTCGTAGATGTTTCTTACCGATGCACACATCTATTTTGCCCTTGATGGCAGCCTCGTGGAGAGGTGTGTAGTTCCAGTTGTCCCGGGCGTTTGGGTCGGCGCCCTGACAGAGGAGCAGGCTGACCACCTCTGCGTGACCAAAGGAGCAGGCGTTATGCAAAGGGATCAAACCTCCGTCATCACAGGCGTGAACGTTGGCCCCAGTCTGAAGGAGGTGCTCCacaacatccttcctcccaaatCCTAAAAAGTGGAAAGATTGTGCAAAGTGTTTTTCCTCCTTACACAAATGGGTCTCTAAAATAGTGAAACACAACCTGTAATCATTGTTGAACATATTTTATAGTTTTTTCTGATAAGACATACTGGTTGTGTATCACATATACTAAATCAGTATGgtaagctgcaggctaaagttaaaaatagacttggtttcctccattgtaatcgctcctcttcACCCCAGCTGcccaactaaccctgattcagatgaccatcctacccatgctagattacggagacgcaATGTATAGATCGGCAGTAAGGGTGCTCTCGgacggctagatgttctttaccattcggccatcagatttgccaccaatgctccttataggacacatcacggCAATCTACACTCTTCTGTAAattggtcatctctgtatacccgtcgcaaggcCCACTGGTTGAAGCTTATCTATAAAACCCTcctaggcctcactccccccctatctgagatgggtgggtataatttgtggaacatTCCAAtaggaatctgttccaaaaactttgtaaagtacaaggttgccaacaaacaatGCATACAAAGTAACATGATCAATCCACCTAAATACCGAATAGGCATTAACTCACCATATAGCTTATTCTTAATGTTTGTCGATAGGCTACCAGAGTTACTACagacatttttcagaataaatatGGTGAGTAAAAAACCTCATTAAAATAGCCATCTCCCTAGCCTGGTATCTTATTCTTAttgttggcaaccttgttatTTACGAAGTTTTTGGAACAAATACCCGTTGCAatgttccacaaattatacccacccatcTGAgacatctactgcagccctcatcctctacatacgacacccgttctgccagtcacacacattctgttgttttttttaccatgtcgaccttgcaacctttcagttactagtccaacgatctaactactaggctacctgccacccctgttaaaggtccccaaagcatacacatccctgggtcgctcctcttttcaggtCGCTgcagctgcaacaaacactcaaactggacagttttatctcaatctcttcattcaaagactcaatcatggacactcatactgacagttgtggctgctcgtgatgtattgttgtctctctaccttcttgccctttgtgctgttatctgtgcccaataatgtttgtaccacgTTTTCTGCCTGGAAAGGCCTGTGTGTTTTGCTTACAAATTGCTGGCTAATACAGTGCCCCCTCCCCTAGCAAAGTACCTCAACTCCACAATGACTTCATCCACGGAGTTGAGCACGATATACCTTGTCCTCTGTTTGTCCTTGTCATTTATTTGCTTAAATCCACACTTTTTAATAATACGTGCATATTAATATATACAACCACTGGAAGGTGTACTCAATATTTTTTCTCTACGGTGGAAACGCAGAACATGTTCCAATAGAATctcaaaaagtttttttttttttaagttaaacTCGGTGGTGGTATTTGATTAACGTTTAATTAAAAACTTAAACTATATcttttttaaatcaaataaagAAAACGCAAGCAACAATAGAAAACAAACATTGGTACATGGTAAAGTTGTATCGAATAATTTCAATTTTTTGTTAAGTATCTAGTGCATATCAACTCGAACGAGTCGGAGGTTAATTTAAAAAACGTATCTACGATTAACTCCGTGGATGAAATCATCGCGGAGTTGAGTTACTTTACCAACCCCTCCCTGAGTCTAAATGTAGGCTAGTTGGCTCGGCATTTTCAACAAGTTAGCCTAACGTTACTTAACTAGTACGCGAAGTTTGTTAGCTAACAATTTAGCTTGCAGAAGTTAGCCTCAGAAAAtgtagctagttagttagcaatTTACTCAAGTAACGTTCGTTGGCTAGCTATGTTAGCTAAACAAACCAGCTCGTAGCGAACATTCGCCATCGACGTTACCTGCAGCGAAGTGTAGCGGAGTGGATTTCCGCCCAGCCATGTCCTTGGCATTCACGTTAACCGTATCCACCAGCCTCTTCACCCGCGATACGTCCCCATTACGACAGGCTTCAAACAGCTCTCTGAAAGTCCCGCAGTCGCTGCCCCCGGGGCTGCTATTGCTATCTGAGTCAGGACTAGAGCCAGCGCTGCTGCTACCCCCGGTGGTAGTGGAGCTGCTGCTGCTTAGGGCCGGGGCGGGGATATTGGGGGAGGCCGGAGTTAACTCTGGATCCCCGGCACTGTCTACTTCAGCACCCGCTAGCACCGAAATTATGCCACCACAGGGAACGGGAGGAGACTCCGGaggagtgagtgaaagagaaatACTGCGAGGTGGCGAGCATATGCTCTGCTTTTGCTGTTGGGAAGAGCGACGAGACGCCGCCATTTTTACAGCAGTCCCACtggcaacaaaaaaatatattggcTAAACTTCCTGGAAGCGGAGACGCTAATTTCCGGTTTCTAATGTCAGCAGTGAAAGTCGCCCATGAAAATATTTTTAGAACTGTCTTTCAAAACGTTTTTTTAATCGTTTTTTTTACACAGTCTATGGTTTAATCAAATTGTCTGATTAAAGAGCTTGTTATTCAATTGCCATAACAGTTTATTTTTGCTCTTTCAACCGAATAACTAGGCATGACATGGGTGAGACTTTCTCTCCTACACATGCACAGCAAATTCAATGGTTTTATAACTTCCATGGTCTGATATCTTATGTTTTTAGTGTCAGAGACAATAGTGTGTATAACTTCTAACAGCTACTATAGCTATATTATAATCAACCTTTACATTTTTTGCACTGTACGCAACCCTCAAAATAGCAGAAATAGACTGTCATATATGCTAAGGAAGATTCATTTCACTGAACACAATTTCCCTCTCGTCTGTGAAATTCAGTGTGCACGTACTGCACGATGAGTCATCCACAGTATTTCCCTATGCAGATCACATTTTTCACTTAATCTAAAGTAGCCTGAATCACCAGCAGGCAGGACTGCCTGTACTGATATTGAAATGGACGAGAATATGAAACATATCTAACAGGCAAAATCAGtttcagaaaaaaaaaacactttattgCATGACTTAAATAGAAAATTACATTTTCAATGAGCAGTTGAATTCAGTGTCAGTCAGGTTGGCCTGATTACTTTTTCTGCCTTGACATTCAGAGCCTTGCAAATTACATATGAAAAAATGAAAGCTATTTGAATAACTATAGTCTATAGTGACAATGGTGAAAATGTACATTCTGCAACCATTCCGGTCTTACCCATTTCAACATTGTAAGCCTATGGTTTTTTGGCGTGTATAAGGTACAATTATGGGAGAAGTACTCTTGACCTGGAGTGCTGGGAAACACACAGGGAAGAAAATGTACTCAACACAGATAAAGGACTTGGAATATGTGCCCTGCTTCTTCTATTACTGAACAGATAAAGAAAATGACTCATGTGCAGGGTGACACCCAGTGGAGAACCGTGGCAAAAACAGGAATGTTCCTGAAGACACTGGAGCTCCAAGTGGCAGGATaaacactgagcaaaaatataaacgcaacatgtagtgttaatcacatgtttcatgagctgaaataaaaaaaatacctgaAAGTTTCCATACacataaaaagcttatttctctcaaatgcatacatttgtttacatttctgttagtgagcatttctcctttgccaagataatccagccacctgacaggtgtggcatatcaagaagctgattaagcagcatgatcatgacacaggtgcacattgtgctgggggcaataaaaggccactttaaaatgtgcagttttgtcacacaacacaatgccacagatgtctcaggttttgagggagcatgcaattggcatgctaactgcaggaatgtccaccagaactgttgtcAGAGAATATAATTATAATTTCTCTACCACAaactgcctccaacgtcgtttttgAGAATATGGCTGTACGTccaatgttgcgtttatatttttgttcagcataaaAGCTGTGAAACTCCCACTGCTGAGACAGAAACCAATGCAACCAATACAGTGCCATCTCAGAGCAAGAAGATTCAACATTGACTGAAGATGCTGTGCTCCCAGGAAGCTCCACATCGATGCACCAAATAATCCATTATCTGCTGAGGAGTAGGTGGCTGAGAGAGTGGTGCCCATCAACTGTAGCCTGCATGTGACAATGCAACAATCCCTCAACTCACAGACAGAGGGCAGCACCACAGAAGAcagcaccacagacacacaggaaaATGAATAGACAGGCTTCTAATCTTGTCTTTGTTTTTTTGTCATATGTTTTTTTATAACATCTCTGGAATTATGTCTTATATGTTTAGTTTTGTGACCCAATAAAAATGtgcaaaatatatgtttttttgtgtACCAACAAAAAGCACAAAGGTTTTAACTTATTTCACATACAATATTTAAGTCACAGTCTTTATCAAGTAATTGAAAAGGACCTGCTGTAACCCTAACAAAGGTCTGTGAAAACCCAGATATCTTATGTCAGGCTTCCCCCAACTGGCAGTCTGTGGGCCaaattattttatactttttttgtttttttgtaaacCAACGGACGTAAAAGCCTGTAAAAACTCCAGCAAATCATCTCCAAGTTATTTACATTTTGGAAATCTATTACAAAGTATTACCACGTAcgctgagtataccaaacattaggaatacccattaccctcagaacagcctcaattcgttggggcatggactctacaaggtgtcaaatgttgacttcaatgcttcccacagttgtgtcaagttggctggatgtcctttggatggtggaccattccagatacacataggaaactgttgagcatgaaaagccCAGCAacattgtagttcttgacacaaactggtaccgctggcacctactaccataccctgttcaaaggcaattAAATCTTTTGTCTCACCAATTCACCCTCGGAATGGCACACATAAACAATCCATgtgtcaattgtctcaaggcttaaaaatccttctttaacttgtctcctcaccttcatctacactgattgaagtggatttaacaattgacatcaacaagggatcatagctttaacctggattcacctggtcagtctatgtcatggaaagagcaggtgttcttatgtTTTTGTTTACTCAGTGTTAGCAGATGTGTGGAAACAGGGACGGAACATAGTGTAAAAGGCGATTGGTTTGTCTGTGCAGATTAAGATAGCCCGAGGATGATAGCACAAGGGGTTAACCACGTGTTTTGTCACAGTCCACACTATAATGTTAggcttttaactgacttgcctagtaaataaAATGTGCTCTTTCCTGCAAGTTTCCATACAGCTGACTTCCTGCAGATAGTAAATCCAACGGATGTCTCACATGCTGCTGTCACACTCAAACGGATCTTAGCTATACGTCCAGTCTAATGACTAAGTCACACAAAGGCAAGTTTTTATCATGTTAGAAAAAACACTAGCCTATGACAAGAGACAATTTTTTAAGTAGTAAAGTGGGATAGCAAGACTAATTTAGTAATTTTCCACAACAGTACAAATTagttgtaattatgttccggggccctgaccatccgctcaagaaaaaatcgTCCCGTGGCTGAatttagttgatgatccctgtctcGTGTCATAGTCCTGATTTAGATTCAGCCCTCTAGCTGCTCCTTcaaaagtgtcacgccctgaccttagagagccgttttatttctctatttggttaggtcagggtgtgatttgggtgggcattctagttggtctgtttctttgttggccggggaTGGCtcacaatcagaggcagctgtctatcgttgtctctgattgggaatcatacttaggcagcctttttccccacATGTGTctgtgggtaattatttattttctgtgagtGTTTGAGTGCGCCACGGTTGCGACACGGTCTGTTTCTGTTTacctgtttttttgtgaagatttCACTTCGATTAAAGATGTGGAATTACATGGACGCTGTGCCTTGGCTcatttatgacagggagtttgaagacagCGAACGTGACACAAAGGCTCAGTGTGTTTCATCTGATGCCATGGTATAGGAAGACAGTAACTCCTTCTTCTCATATAGCAACTTCCTGTATGTTCCTTAACATTTATTGATCGGACATGGCATTAATCTGTGTCCAGATCAAGTTTCCTTTGAAATATTTAATTAACTTGGAGAAGTTGCTGGAAATAGGGTCTTAGCTGTTTTTGTACATTCAAATCGAGCATATTATTACATTATAGATTGTGACTCATTGTGCACACTATGAATACACACTATGAATAATTTTTGGGTCGTGTGATGTTCTCTCAACAAACACAACACTATATTTAAAGACAGAGTAAGGAAGCAATGTTGTCAGTGGGTGTCAATTTCAGAGTCACATCCAAGAAGATGGTTGAGGGAAATTGAATACTGACTCAAGCTACATTATTACAATGTTAATACATTTACTACATGTCATATCAATAAGGGGAAGGGCACTTGTAATTCCTTTTATGTCTGTATCACTTTTAAGGCAGAACCATATGTTATAACTGTTATCCTCATAAGTACAGTGATTTCAGGAAAACTTTGGATGTGTTGTCATGGGGGAAAGGTTATTCATGGACAGAAATGACAGCATGACAAAGCAGCTGTTGTAGATTACTTGCTCACTTTGGAGGCTACTCTTATTTAAAGGACGTTATGTGGCCCTGCGACTCTGACCTGCTTCAGCGGCCACTCTGTAAATAGAACAACGATATATCCCTAAGGCATTTGGCAGTCAGACTGCACTATTACCCAGGGCTTGTTTTGGAGAATGACAAAAGTTGCGTAGTCATAACACTCAGACGTTGGAGTCGGAGGAATGCTACTGGAACTTTCCATTGGACAGTATAAAAGCTGTGAGCCCTAGTCTGCTGGGGACAGAAGCTCGCGGAGACACAATCAGGGAGAAGAGACCAACTAGCAGAAACGACGCAGATTCGATTTTGAATATGCTTTGCCCCAGCATGATGCAGTCTTCCCTCAACCCAATGAGCCCAATGGGCCCCTTCATGGACTTCCACTGGCCTGTCCGCAGCCTCTGGCCAGAGACCCGGCCTCTCTTCTTCCAGATGGAGCAGGAAATGATGCGAAACATGCAGGAGATGAGGCACAATATGGAATATATGCAACGACTCCACCAAAAGATTTTCGAAGACATTGATGGCCCATTATCTTTAACTGACTTCAAGCCCATCGCTTTCCAGATGGGGAAAGAAAACAACCGCTTTGCCCTGACACTGGACACTAAAGACTTTTCTCCAGCGGATCTGTCTGTCAAGCAGGTGGGCAGGAAGCTGAGAGTCAGTGGGAAGACGGAGAAGAAGCAGGACGACGGGAAAGGCTCCTTCTCTTACAGATGCCAGGAGTTTAAACAGGAGTTTGACTTGCCTGAAGGGGTGAATCCTGAGACAGTCACCTGCTCTTTGAATGATGGACAGCTACAGATTCAGGCACCAAAAGTGGCTGCTGTGACGGAAAGCAATGAGAGAGTGGTTCCTATCACTTGTTCATCAGCATTAACATCACCCGGGGCTGCCACTGAGAGCACTGCTGTGGAGGCAGAGCCCAAGAAGGACTGATTACGATGACTCATTCATGATATTGCTGTAACCATTCATTTTATgtttggaaaataaaaataactcCCATGAATACCATCATTTCTGTACTATCTCAATGAAATAACTATTTTGTCAAATTTGATGAATTCAACGTCAATAATTATCAATGGCATGGAATGTAAAGCCAATATTTTAGCATGttcaataaagtttttttttaaattgtgtcCCTGGAGTGGGTATGCTGGGTATTCCCTGGCCTGGTTTTGCTGCCATTTCAATACATGTCTTGAAAATCAATTAGTGGATTGAAAGACTATGTTTTGATATTATAACAGAGTTGAGTTTTATAAGAGTAATGTAGTTAGTCAAAATGAGCGCAAACAGGTTCCGGGTACAtatgtactgtatggtctgtgtgtgtctatgttagTGTCATATTCACACTCTTCAAACTACGCTAGAGAATGTCTGAGGGTCACAGGAGTTGAGTGGTAGTAGTGTTCCCACCAGTCACCATGATATCGCTGAAGAGACCCTGCCATATCTGAACTATTTCTCAACACAATGTAAGTAAAACATTATGAGGAGTGTAAATACTCTACATCAAAAAGGTGACCAACCAGGAAATGATCCCAGGACATGAACATGTAATTGAAATGAAAGGTCTGGTGAGGTTTTAATGAACTTACAGGATTTTCCTGATTAAGTCAATAATGATTTCCTTATACATGAACAAAAATATGGGCTTGGATCCATCCAAAATGTTAAATATAGTTTCCTCTAGCTAGCATACTTggtgggtggcagggtagccaagtggttagagcattggactagtaaccgtaaggttgcaagttcaaacccccgagctgacaaggtacaaatctgtcattctgcccctgaaaaggcactgttcctaggcagtcattgaaaattagaatttgttgttaattgacttgcctatttaaaaaaTACTGTAATATTATCTTTAATTTCAACGAGGGAATTGAACAACTCTATTAGAAGTGTACTGAACATTTTATTGTGTAACAAAACGACAGAAAGACATTATTTCAGAGACAATCTAATAAAAACATGTAACATTTAGAGAATTAATTAGCAAAACAAGATAGTCTATGAATAATACTTGAGGCCAGGCTTTAGGCAATATGTATTTTGTCCATAGACAATTGAtacttgtgtgtgtctgtggttctGTCTTCTGTGGTGCTGCCCTCTGTCTGTGAGCTGAGGGAGTGAGGCATCTTCACATTGAGGCAACAGATAATGAGCACCACTCTCCCAGCTACCTCCTCCTCAGCAGAAAAGGGATTATTTGGTGCATCAATGTGGAAAGTTCATTTTTGATGAGAAATAATGGTGAGCCAGGGAGCAGGTGACTGTCTCAGGATTCACCCCTTCAGGCAAATATAACTCTTGTCTGAACTCTTGGCATCTGTAAGAGTAGGAGCTTTCCCCATCACCCAGCTTCTTCTCCGTTTTCCCACTGACTTTCAGCTTCCTGCCCAACTGCTTGACAGACAGCTCCTCTGGGGAAAAGTCTTTAGTGTCCAGTGTCAGGGCAAAGCCCTCTCCATCTTTATCCAGCTTGTAGGAGACTGGTTGGATGGCCAAACAAACATTCCTGTCATTGCCATAGTTCTCCACTGGGTGACACACTGAAGGGGAAGTGGTGACGTCACTCCAGCCAGCTTCTAAATCAGGTAGTTCAGTAACAAGCTGGATGGAGTCCACAGTCCTGAGATATTAGTGGTGCTGTATTTAAAGCAGGTCACCTTTTATTGGTTTCACTGGTGAATGATTCACTTAACTTAAATATATTTATGACTTTTAAAAGTATTTTGAACCATATTGCTTTTCACATTTACAGTATTGATGGATCATTTGCAATGCATATTCTGTAACATGCAATAGTATCAGCAAAGTCGAACAAAATTGGACAAAAGATCACAAGCTACGTTTTAAAGAGTTTTCACCACAGGCGTCATTGCAAGAAAGGTCCAAATGTAATTGAACACATTCTAAAATAATCCACGGAGAAATCATATTTTTTAGAAAGAAATTCAGATTGTACAGCATTATGAAATTGGTCATGTGTCGATTTTATGTTCCTATAACATTGTTGAAAACGGAAAAAATGTTTGTCTGGCATTATGTTTATCATATATTTACATCTGTTTTTTAATAACTAAAAACAATATTTTCTAGTTGTGGAAACTATTCACTCACATTCAATGATCTAAAACAGGACACTTGCTCAAAAAGGCCTACATTGCAAATCCTGACAAGTCCACATGACATTTGTTTTCAGAAGTCAGGTTTATAAACATGTCATAAACATGTTAGAATCAGAACATTTTCAGGAGAGAGCTTTTTGAAAATTGGATTTATTGAAA harbors:
- the LOC110523808 gene encoding heat shock protein beta-11, which encodes MLCPSMMQSSLNPMSPMGPFMDFHWPVRSLWPETRPLFFQMEQEMMRNMQEMRHNMEYMQRLHQKIFEDIDGPLSLTDFKPIAFQMGKENNRFALTLDTKDFSPADLSVKQVGRKLRVSGKTEKKQDDGKGSFSYRCQEFKQEFDLPEGVNPETVTCSLNDGQLQIQAPKVAAVTESNERVVPITCSSALTSPGAATESTAVEAEPKKD